CTCGGACGACGCGGAGTCGCCGGCAGGCTGACCGCCGCCTTCCGTCAACGCAACCCCATCAGTCCTTCGACCGAACGCATCCGCTTCGCGGGGTCGTAGCCAACGCCGTTTTTGAAGACGGCCTCCACTCTCTCGAAGTCGTGAATGTTCGTCGCCCGGTTACCGGCAAGGACCACCAGATCGGCAGCCCGTCCGGCCGCTATGGAAACGAGCGCCGTGAGTCCGTCAAATCGACAGTCCAGCGTCGCCTTCGAGCACCGATGTCTTCAGCTGCGGGCGCTCTCCGCTCTTCCACAGTGCAGCCGTGTGTAAAACCCGATACCTGATGGGCCCCCCGTCCGGTCTTTCACTGCGCGCAATGGGGCGCGGAATGCAGACGAACTCGGTGCGCATCTCGTCGGCCGTCAGCCGCACCTTCGCGTACCCGTGTCCTCCGAGATCGACGAACTCGAGGTGCGGCGCGAGATCCGGGTTGGACAAGCCCCTCGCGCGCTTCAGGTCGAAGCTCTTCGCATACTCGAGGCACGAACGGACGCCGTGCCGGAGAAGCATGTTGTTGGTCCAGTCCGGCGGCCCCGCCGCCCTGTCCGCGAGAAACAGCGGTCGGAGCGGAGCGTCCTTCGGGAGATTGTGCTCCTGCGCCTCCATGGCGCCGGGGCTCGTGAGCGACCCGCCGACGAAGCTCAGGCCGACGGGGTCGAACTTCCCGGGTGGAAGCTCGGCGGCCGCATAGCCGGCCCAGAAGCTGTGGAGGTCGCCCGAGACGATGGCGAAGCCCGACACCTTTGAATCGCGCACGAGCTGGTAGATCTCGGCGCGCTCCATGAACGCGGTGCCGTAGTCACCGCCGCTCATGGCTGCGTACCCGCCGTCCGCAGGCCAAGGCTCCCTGGTGAGACCCGGGGGCAGGTTCTGCGGGTCGGCGCGGTGGTCGAGCGTGCCCTGGGAGTTGGCCCAGATCTTCCACGCCGCCGTCGAGCTCCGGAGCTTCTCCTTGAACCACGCCTTCTGCTCCGCCCCGAGGATCGTCTGCGGCGGCGCGTTCCGTTGCGGGTTGGGGACGTGCGCGTCGTTGAAGCGGATCTCCGCAGGAGGATTGCCACCGTTGAAGGCGCGCCCGCCGTCCAGAACCCGCATCAGAGCCTCGGGAAACATGGCGATGAACTCCTCGCCGCCGAGCTTCCCCAGCGACGGATCGCTGAAGCAATCCGCGCTGCGGTAGCTGTGCTGGTCGGTGATGATCACGTCCAGGTTCCGGCCATAGCGCAGCGTCCGGTAGGCTTTGAGGCTGTTGATCGCCGTCAGGTTGTTCGGCTCCATCCCCAGCCCGTTGCCGTCGAACTCCTTGATGGGAACACCGTCCTTCACGGCGGGCGGACCGAACTGGTCGAGCGAACCGCTCGGCGGCGCGACGCGCGCGGGGAGGTATTCGAACCAGGCCTGATTCGCCGCGATCTTGATGCTCGGGGCGGGCTGCTCGAACTTTCCCGCCTTGACGGTGCTCTGCCAACCCTGCCAGGAGAACTCGTGGTTGTCCCAGATGCAGACGAACGGCCAGCGCGCGCGAGCGTCCTGGAGGTCGGGATCGACGAGATAGCCTTTGTAGATGGCCCGGTAGCCATCGACGGTCAGCGGGATGTGGAAGTTGCCGACCTTGTGGCCGTCTGGGATGCGCGCAACCTCATAGATCGTGCGGTCGTAGCGAGTCTTGACCTCGTCGGGATACTCGACCACCTCGTAGATGAAATCGCCGAGGTGCAGGACGAAATCGAGTTGCTCGGCGGCGGGAGCGCGTTCATCTTCGTAAATCATCCGGCGATAGGCGTTGAGCTTGCCCTCGTTGACATCCTGACAGCTCACGAATGCGAAGTTCACTGTGCGCGGATCGTTCGGCAACGGCGCCGTGATCGTGCGGCCGACCCGGCTGCCGTTTCCGTCGCTGTCGGAAAACCGATACCAGTAGGTGCGCGCCGGCTCGAGTCCGCCAATCAGAACGCGCGCGGTCCAGTCCGCGGCGCTCGAGACCGGTGCCTGCGCGTGCGCAATGACTCGGCGGAATGCCTCATCCTCGGCGACCTCGACGGTCAGGAACTGGCGTGTGCCCTGGGCAAACGGATGCCTCGTCCACAGGATGACGCTGTGCGGATCGGGATCGCCCGAGGCAACCCCTTGGGGATAGAGATCACGCCGCTCACGCCAGTGGACGCGCGAACCTCGAGCCGGTCCGACCCATGCGAGCGAAGCGCCCATTCCTGCCGCAGCTTTGAGAAAGGATCGGCGGCTGATCTTCATCGTCTCACTCCGTCCGGGCAGCAGTTGGCGTCCCTCAGGACTCGGACGCGAACCCGCCACGACAAGTACTCTACTCCTCCGTAAGTTGCATGGCGCGAAACACTTCGATCAACCCGGACGATCCGGCAATCTGAACGCCGGACGTCGTCGCCGGCGGCCCATCGCCGGACGGGACTAGCTGAGCCGGCTCATACTTCCAGGCCCGCCTGTTTCAGCTGGAGGTCTCCTGTCCGAATCCTTACGAACCAAGGGTCTCCCGGCCGCTAACGACTTGAGTTCAGCGGCAGGCGCGCATGCGCCTGTCCGCTGCAAGGATGAGATGGACTCCTCCCTTCGATTCGGCATCATCGTGCCATTCGATTCGGAGTCATTGCAGCTCCATTCGAAAGGAGGAATCCATGGAGAATCCTACGACGATCGCGGTGGACCTTTCCAAGACCTTCTTCCAGATCTCGATCTCGACCGTCCCGGGCCGCGTCAATGAGAGGATGCGCCTGACCCGGCCGAAGTTCGTCTCCTTCCTCGCCACGCGGCTGCCGGCAGAAATCGTCATGGAGGCCTGCGGCTCGGCCCACTTCTGGGCCCGAACCGCCCGA
This DNA window, taken from Thermoanaerobaculia bacterium, encodes the following:
- a CDS encoding alkaline phosphatase D family protein, giving the protein MKISRRSFLKAAAGMGASLAWVGPARGSRVHWRERRDLYPQGVASGDPDPHSVILWTRHPFAQGTRQFLTVEVAEDEAFRRVIAHAQAPVSSAADWTARVLIGGLEPARTYWYRFSDSDGNGSRVGRTITAPLPNDPRTVNFAFVSCQDVNEGKLNAYRRMIYEDERAPAAEQLDFVLHLGDFIYEVVEYPDEVKTRYDRTIYEVARIPDGHKVGNFHIPLTVDGYRAIYKGYLVDPDLQDARARWPFVCIWDNHEFSWQGWQSTVKAGKFEQPAPSIKIAANQAWFEYLPARVAPPSGSLDQFGPPAVKDGVPIKEFDGNGLGMEPNNLTAINSLKAYRTLRYGRNLDVIITDQHSYRSADCFSDPSLGKLGGEEFIAMFPEALMRVLDGGRAFNGGNPPAEIRFNDAHVPNPQRNAPPQTILGAEQKAWFKEKLRSSTAAWKIWANSQGTLDHRADPQNLPPGLTREPWPADGGYAAMSGGDYGTAFMERAEIYQLVRDSKVSGFAIVSGDLHSFWAGYAAAELPPGKFDPVGLSFVGGSLTSPGAMEAQEHNLPKDAPLRPLFLADRAAGPPDWTNNMLLRHGVRSCLEYAKSFDLKRARGLSNPDLAPHLEFVDLGGHGYAKVRLTADEMRTEFVCIPRPIARSERPDGGPIRYRVLHTAALWKSGERPQLKTSVLEGDAGLSI